Proteins encoded in a region of the Triticum dicoccoides isolate Atlit2015 ecotype Zavitan chromosome 3A, WEW_v2.0, whole genome shotgun sequence genome:
- the LOC119269976 gene encoding putative F-box/LRR-repeat protein 23 produces MPLSSSSRRRRGGRGGRRGRNAPTAPAAADETETRNWAELPLDAISAILHKLDHVDILMGAGQLCRSWRGAARDEPELWRRINMLGHADLEHELNFPGMAQAAVRRSAGRCEAFWCEYAADHDFLLYLADQAPSLKSLRLISCYDVFDDGLTEAIMKFPLLQELELSVCPNVDDSGVFGVIGKACPQLKRFRLCKDVFFDYEASEQEKDEEALGIATMHELRSLQLFGNSLTNKGLTAILDNCRHLESLDIRHCFNVTMDDALRAKCARISTLRLPNDSTDDYDFIVKSPIWRNSESFLGDYVGSDSDYELGSDDYDDYCDPSRYLDGVYEDELNDEARMLLRGMRMLMK; encoded by the exons ATGCCCTTATCCTCCTCTTCCCGCCGTCGCCGAGGCGGGCGCGGCGGACGACGCGGCCGTAATGCGCCGACGGCGCCGGCGGCCGCGGATGAGACGGAGACGAGGAACTGGGCGGAGCTGCCGCTGGACGCGATCTCGGccatcctccacaagctcgaccacGTCGACATCCTGATGGGGGCGGGCCAGTTGTGCCGCTCCTGGCGCGGCGCCGCTCGCGACGAGCCCGAGCTGTGGCGCCGCATCAACATGCTAGGCCACGCCGACCTCGAGCACGAGCTCAACTTCCCCGGGATGGCGCAGGCCGCCGTCCGCCGCAGCGCGGGGAGGTGCGAGGCGTTCTGGTGCGAGTACGCCGCCGACCACGACTTCCTCCTCTACCTCGCCGACCA GGCACCATCTCTTAAGAGCCTTCGCCTCATTTCttgctatgatgttttcgatgatgGACTCACTGAGGCGATAATGAAGTTCCCTTTGCTTCAGGAGCTCGAGCTTTCAGTGTGTCCAAATGTGGATGACAGTGGTGTCTTTGGGGTTATCGGTAAAGCATGCCCACAGCTGAAACGCTTCAGACTGTGTAAGGATGTGTTCTTTGATTATGAAGCCAGTGAGCAGGAAAAGGACGAGGAAGCCCTGGGGATTGCGACTATGCACGAGCTACGCTCTTTGCAGCTGTTTGGCAATAGCCTCACCAACAAAGGGCTGACAGCCATCCTGGACAATTGCCGACACCTGGAGTCCCTTGACATCCGCCACTGTTTCAACGTCACCATGGACGATGCCCTGCGTGCAAAGTGTGCCAGGATAAGCACACTGAGGCTTCCGAATGACTCAACCGATGACTACGACTTCATTGTGAAGAGCCCTATTTGGAGGAATTCAGAGTCCTTTCTGGGTGATTATGTGGGATCTGATTCTGACTACGAGCTTGGCTCGGATGATTACGACGACTACTGCGATCCTTCCCGCTACCTTGATGGTGTGTATGAGGACGAGCTTAATGATGAAGCGAGGATGCTTCTCAGGGGCATGCGTATGCTTATGAAGTGA